The Gemmatimonadetes bacterium SCN 70-22 region CATGGTTGACATGTCAAAGGAATCGTAAGGAACGCGGGTGGCAGTCGACCGCGCCGCCCGAGGCGCACGCGCCGCTGCAGGAATGCGTGCAGATTATACCGTGATCCGTCGGCGTTGCCCCGCAGCGCACCACTCTCACCCTCCTGGAGCCCCGTGCTCGTCCCCAAGCTCGTCACCACCCTCAAGTCGTACGACCGCCAGCAGTTCGTCTCGGACCTCACGGCGGGGACGATCGTCGGCATCGTAGCCCTGCCGCTGGCCATCGCCTTCGCGATCGCGAGCGGCGTCACGCCGGAGCGGGGACTCTACACGGCCATCGTCGCCGGATTCCTGATTTCCGCGCTTGGCGGGTCGCGCGTGCAGATCGGCGGTCCCACGGGCGCCTTCGTGGTGATCGTCTACGGGATCGTGCAACAGTACGGGCTGGAGGGGCTCACGGCGGCGACGTTGATGGCGGGGGTGATACTGGTGCTGATGGGGGTCGCCCGGCTGGGGACGATCATCAAGTTCATTCCGCAGCCTCTCATCACCGGTTTCACCAGCGGCATCGCCGTGATCATCTTCACGAGCCAGGTGAAGGACTTCCTGGGGCTGAAGATGGGGTCGGTCCCCGCCGACTTCGTGGAGAAGGTCGGCGCGTACGCCGAGCACATCACGAGCATCACCCCCGAAGCCATCGGCGTCGCCGTCGTGGCGCTGGCCATCATCATCTGGTGGCCCAGGGTCAACCGGAAGATGCCCTCGCCCTTCGTCGCGCTGATCGTCACGACGGCCGGCGCCCAGCTGCTCGGCCTTCCCATCGAGACGATCGGAAGCCGCTTCGGCGAGCTGTCCGCCTCGCTGCCGCATCCCGTCTGGCCCGACATCCGGTTCTCGGACCTGCAGCGCCTGGTTTCGCCGGCATTCACGATCGCGCTCCTCGGGGCCATCGAGTCGCTCCTATCGGCGGTCGTCGCGGACGGGATGATCGGGTCGCGGCACCGCTCCAACATGGAGCTCGTGGCGCAGGGCGTGGCCAACATCGCCTCGCCGATCTTTGGCGGGATCCCGGCGACCGGGGCCATCGCGCGGACGGCGACC contains the following coding sequences:
- a CDS encoding sodium-independent anion transporter; its protein translation is MLVPKLVTTLKSYDRQQFVSDLTAGTIVGIVALPLAIAFAIASGVTPERGLYTAIVAGFLISALGGSRVQIGGPTGAFVVIVYGIVQQYGLEGLTAATLMAGVILVLMGVARLGTIIKFIPQPLITGFTSGIAVIIFTSQVKDFLGLKMGSVPADFVEKVGAYAEHITSITPEAIGVAVVALAIIIWWPRVNRKMPSPFVALIVTTAGAQLLGLPIETIGSRFGELSASLPHPVWPDIRFSDLQRLVSPAFTIALLGAIESLLSAVVADGMIGSRHRSNMELVAQGVANIASPIFGGIPATGAIARTATNVKNGGRTPVAGMVHALVLLLITLFFGKWAGLIPMATLAAILVVVAYHMSEWRTFVDELRGPRADVAVLLVSFVLTVIVDLTVAIEVGMVLAAFLFMHRMSEVTQVSAVRRELQREQGAEDDDEDDRGAAATHDIPEGVDVYEITGAFFFGAAETFKDTVNQVARKPKVLVIRMRHVSMLDATGLRALRDVVRRSKGDRALVLIAEIHAQPLAALERSPLAEELGRDAIFLSLDDALDRARSYLAARTPTPPRGGPSAGTR